The following are encoded in a window of Pseudomonas multiresinivorans genomic DNA:
- a CDS encoding thiolase family protein has protein sequence MNKPVYISGVAMTPFGRPAASMQDLTQQAVLQALADAGVELHEPQAFYACNVFGGMVLGQVLLRDLGLSGLPIYNVENACASGATGVHLACHALQAGIYDTVVVFGVEQLTALGGGTIPLQRNDYMTELYARAGMALPAIYAMRATRYLHEFGVSAEVLGEVAVKNRRHGALNPYAQSRTEVSLDEVMNSRMVFDPLTLLQCCPSAVDGAAALVLTTRKPQQARPVRVMASVIQSGRAEEPDDDILSAEITARAATLAYQHAGVKPADIDVIELHDAFSIAELIYYNALGLCGRGEAHELLKSGFTRLGGKTVVNPSGGLLAKGHPLGATGVAQMVEAVWQLQQRAGERQAEGAELALTQCTGGGIAGVDHAASAVHILGV, from the coding sequence ATGAACAAGCCCGTCTACATCTCCGGCGTGGCCATGACGCCGTTCGGCCGTCCTGCCGCCTCGATGCAGGACCTCACCCAGCAGGCGGTATTGCAGGCTTTGGCCGACGCTGGCGTCGAGCTGCACGAGCCGCAGGCGTTCTATGCGTGCAACGTATTCGGCGGCATGGTCCTGGGCCAGGTGCTGCTGCGCGATCTCGGGCTCTCCGGCCTGCCGATCTACAACGTCGAGAACGCCTGCGCCAGCGGTGCCACCGGCGTGCACCTGGCTTGCCACGCGCTGCAGGCGGGCATCTACGACACCGTGGTGGTATTCGGCGTGGAGCAGCTCACCGCCCTGGGTGGGGGCACCATTCCGTTGCAGCGCAACGACTACATGACCGAGCTCTATGCCCGCGCCGGCATGGCGCTGCCGGCGATCTACGCCATGCGTGCCACACGCTACCTGCACGAATTCGGCGTCAGCGCCGAGGTGCTGGGCGAGGTCGCGGTGAAGAACCGTCGCCATGGTGCGCTCAATCCCTACGCCCAGAGCCGTACCGAGGTATCCCTCGATGAGGTGATGAACTCGCGGATGGTCTTCGACCCGCTGACGCTGCTGCAGTGTTGCCCGTCGGCAGTGGACGGCGCGGCGGCGCTGGTGCTGACCACCCGCAAACCGCAGCAGGCACGCCCGGTACGGGTGATGGCTTCCGTCATCCAGTCCGGCCGTGCCGAGGAGCCGGACGACGACATCCTCAGCGCCGAGATCACCGCCCGCGCTGCCACGCTGGCCTACCAACACGCCGGCGTGAAGCCGGCCGATATCGACGTTATCGAGCTGCACGATGCGTTCAGCATTGCCGAGCTCATCTACTACAACGCCCTTGGCCTGTGCGGCCGTGGCGAGGCCCACGAGCTGCTGAAAAGCGGTTTCACCAGACTGGGTGGCAAGACCGTGGTGAACCCTTCCGGCGGCCTGCTCGCCAAGGGCCATCCGCTGGGCGCCACCGGCGTGGCGCAGATGGTCGAGGCCGTCTGGCAGCTGCAGCAGCGCGCCGGCGAACGCCAGGCAGAAGGCGCCGAGCTGGCGCTGACCCAATGCACCGGCGGCGGCATCGCCGGTGTCGATCACGCGGCGTCCGCCGTACACATTCTGGGTGTTTGA
- a CDS encoding Zn-ribbon domain-containing OB-fold protein, which translates to MSAHHEAAPSVAEQPWRERDGRVVLLASRRAGHAGLHFPPLPETSPLREGSELVELDSTPRLYSFTVVHFSPKANKPPQPLGLADFPEGLRVFARLDYPAGRRPRIGEALSLCLVESDSGPIYAFRPQEDA; encoded by the coding sequence ATGAGTGCACACCACGAGGCGGCACCCAGCGTCGCCGAACAACCCTGGCGCGAGCGCGATGGCCGTGTGGTTCTGCTCGCCAGCCGGCGTGCCGGCCATGCTGGCCTGCACTTTCCGCCGCTGCCGGAAACCTCGCCGCTGCGCGAGGGCAGCGAACTGGTCGAACTGGATTCCACGCCGCGCCTGTACAGCTTCACCGTCGTGCATTTCAGCCCGAAGGCGAACAAGCCGCCACAGCCGCTGGGCCTGGCCGACTTCCCCGAGGGCCTGCGGGTGTTCGCCCGCCTGGACTATCCCGCCGGCCGCCGGCCGCGCATCGGTGAAGCACTGAGCCTGTGCCTGGTGGAGTCCGACAGCGGCCCGATCTACGCCTTCCGTCCGCAGGAGGACGCATGA
- a CDS encoding CaiB/BaiF CoA transferase family protein: MGVLSGIRVLEFEAIGPAPFATMLLADMGADVIRIDRPQAHDDLGPKMNGPKVDITGRGRRSVTLDLKRPEAAAVALELMEHADVLIEGFRPGTLERLGLGPEQAFARNPKLVYGRMTGWGQHGPLAQRAGHDINYIALSGVLSGIGPVAGRPVPPLNLLGDYGGGGMLLAMGVLAALVNVLRGGAGQVVDAAMAEGAAQLGSVIWGLLASGNWREERGSNLLDGGAPWYDTYRTLDGGYMAIGPVEARFYAELLARLGLDAAQLPPQHDRQGWPRLREAFMQAFIQRTREQWCEVFADSDACVAPVLGFAEATDHPHARARGSFMEINGVVQPAPAPRFLGTPSPIPQPAPARGAGGLHALRDWGLTDELIGRLRHSGLGVDA; this comes from the coding sequence ATGGGTGTGTTGAGCGGTATTCGAGTTCTGGAGTTCGAGGCCATTGGCCCGGCACCCTTCGCCACCATGCTGCTGGCCGACATGGGCGCGGACGTCATACGCATCGACCGGCCACAGGCGCACGACGACCTGGGGCCGAAGATGAACGGGCCAAAGGTGGATATCACCGGTCGTGGCCGCCGCTCGGTCACGCTCGACCTGAAGCGTCCGGAAGCGGCGGCCGTTGCTCTGGAGCTGATGGAGCATGCCGACGTGCTGATCGAGGGCTTTCGCCCCGGCACCCTGGAGCGCCTGGGGCTTGGCCCCGAGCAGGCATTCGCGCGCAATCCGAAGCTGGTCTACGGCCGCATGACCGGCTGGGGGCAGCATGGCCCGCTGGCACAGCGCGCAGGCCATGACATCAACTACATCGCGCTGTCCGGCGTGCTCTCCGGTATCGGTCCGGTGGCCGGCCGGCCCGTGCCGCCATTGAACCTGCTGGGCGACTACGGCGGTGGCGGCATGCTGCTGGCCATGGGCGTGCTGGCGGCGCTGGTCAACGTGCTGCGCGGCGGTGCGGGCCAGGTGGTGGATGCCGCCATGGCCGAAGGCGCTGCCCAGCTTGGCTCGGTGATCTGGGGGCTGCTGGCCTCCGGCAACTGGCGCGAGGAACGCGGCAGCAACCTGCTGGACGGCGGCGCGCCCTGGTACGACACCTATCGCACCCTGGATGGCGGCTACATGGCCATCGGCCCGGTGGAGGCGCGCTTCTACGCCGAGCTGCTGGCCAGGCTCGGCCTCGATGCAGCGCAGCTGCCGCCCCAGCATGATCGACAAGGCTGGCCGCGCCTGCGCGAGGCCTTCATGCAGGCGTTCATCCAGCGCACCCGTGAGCAATGGTGCGAGGTCTTCGCCGACAGTGATGCATGCGTCGCGCCCGTACTTGGCTTTGCCGAGGCCACGGACCATCCGCACGCCAGGGCGCGCGGCAGCTTCATGGAAATCAATGGCGTGGTGCAGCCTGCGCCGGCGCCTCGCTTCCTCGGCACTCCCAGTCCCATTCCCCAGCCGGCGCCGGCCCGCGGTGCGGGCGGGCTGCACGCCTTACGCGACTGGGGTTTGACCGACGAGCTGATCGGCCGGCTACGCCACAGCGGCCTGGGCGTGGATGCCTGA
- a CDS encoding acetyl-CoA C-acetyltransferase yields the protein MSNAYILSPVRTPIGKFGGALAAIPAANLAALVLQEVLRRTGVDAAQVDEAIVAQSYQSSEAPCMGRYAASLAGLPDEVGGYTVDRRCGSGLQALIDAAMQVQTGAADCLLVAGVESMSNIEYYSTSMRWGARLGDVKLHDRLDRGRVNSQPISRYGECAGGAVETAENLVRDYGISREACDRWAVGSHQKAATAWSQGCFDAEVLPVEVPQRRGEPLVVGRDEGIREDASYEAMARLAPIIKGGTVTAGSASQQNDAAAGCLVVSERFVIQNDLRPMARFAGWASAGCHPLRMGIGPVPAVAKLLKRLGLEMPDMGLIEVNEAFAGQVLAVLREWQLEDDPRINVNGSGISLGHPIGATGLRIMTSLLHEMQRRKVRYGLETMCIGGGQGLAAVFERV from the coding sequence ATGTCCAACGCCTACATCCTTTCTCCCGTGCGTACGCCGATCGGCAAGTTCGGCGGCGCGCTGGCCGCCATCCCAGCCGCCAACCTCGCTGCGCTGGTGTTGCAGGAGGTCCTGCGCCGCACCGGTGTCGATGCCGCGCAGGTCGACGAAGCGATAGTCGCGCAGTCCTACCAGTCCAGCGAGGCGCCCTGCATGGGGCGCTATGCGGCGTCCCTGGCGGGGCTGCCGGACGAGGTCGGCGGCTACACCGTGGATCGTCGCTGCGGCTCCGGCCTGCAGGCGCTGATCGACGCTGCCATGCAGGTCCAGACCGGGGCTGCCGACTGCCTGCTGGTGGCCGGCGTCGAGAGCATGAGCAATATCGAGTACTACAGCACCAGCATGCGCTGGGGTGCGCGCCTGGGTGACGTGAAGCTGCATGATCGCCTGGACCGCGGGCGGGTCAATTCGCAACCGATCAGCCGTTATGGCGAGTGTGCCGGCGGTGCGGTCGAAACCGCCGAGAACCTGGTGCGCGACTACGGCATCAGCCGCGAAGCCTGCGACCGCTGGGCGGTGGGCAGCCACCAGAAAGCCGCGACGGCCTGGAGCCAGGGCTGCTTCGACGCCGAAGTGTTGCCGGTGGAAGTGCCGCAGCGCCGGGGCGAGCCGCTGGTGGTCGGGCGCGATGAGGGTATTCGCGAAGACGCCAGCTACGAGGCGATGGCCAGGCTGGCGCCGATCATCAAGGGCGGCACTGTTACCGCCGGCAGCGCCAGCCAGCAGAACGATGCGGCGGCGGGATGCCTGGTGGTGTCCGAGCGCTTCGTCATCCAGAACGACCTGCGCCCGATGGCGCGCTTCGCGGGCTGGGCCTCGGCCGGCTGCCACCCGCTGCGCATGGGCATCGGCCCGGTGCCGGCGGTGGCGAAGCTGCTGAAACGACTGGGCCTGGAAATGCCGGACATGGGCCTGATCGAGGTCAACGAGGCTTTCGCCGGGCAGGTGCTCGCGGTGTTGCGCGAGTGGCAGCTCGAGGATGACCCGCGAATCAACGTCAACGGCTCGGGTATTTCCCTGGGGCATCCGATCGGCGCCACCGGGCTGCGCATCATGACCTCGCTGCTCCACGAGATGCAGCGCCGCAAGGTCCGTTACGGCCTGGAAACCATGTGCATCGGCGGCGGGCAGGGGCTTGCCGCGGTGTTCGAACGCGTCTGA
- the fabG gene encoding 3-oxoacyl-ACP reductase FabG, producing the protein MSKQVAIVTGGAQGIGLGLTRALLNAGYAVAMFDLNGEAMDRLVAEAGAQAQSLMGVKVDVTSAEQVSAAVAQVAARWKTPDLLVNNAGLTRDKRLVNMSEADWDLVLDVNLKSQFLCAKAVVPGMIEQGFGRIVNISSRAWLGGFGQANYSAAKGGVISLTRTLAIELAKHGITANAIAPGAIDTPILAPLSDEQRAKIMATIPVGRIGKPEDIAHAVLMFADAKASYITGQTLYVCGGRSLSSPSA; encoded by the coding sequence ATGAGCAAGCAAGTTGCAATCGTCACCGGCGGTGCCCAGGGTATCGGCCTGGGTCTGACCCGAGCGCTGTTGAATGCCGGTTATGCGGTCGCGATGTTCGACCTCAATGGCGAGGCCATGGACAGGCTGGTCGCCGAAGCGGGCGCCCAGGCACAAAGCCTGATGGGCGTGAAGGTCGATGTGACCAGCGCCGAACAGGTCAGCGCTGCCGTGGCGCAGGTCGCCGCCCGCTGGAAGACCCCGGACCTGCTGGTGAACAACGCCGGCCTCACCCGCGACAAGCGCCTGGTGAACATGAGCGAGGCGGACTGGGACCTGGTGCTGGACGTCAACCTCAAGTCCCAGTTCCTCTGCGCCAAGGCCGTGGTGCCGGGCATGATCGAGCAGGGCTTCGGGCGCATCGTCAACATCTCCTCGCGCGCCTGGCTCGGTGGTTTCGGCCAGGCCAACTACTCGGCGGCGAAGGGTGGCGTGATCAGCCTCACGCGCACCCTGGCGATCGAGCTGGCCAAACATGGCATCACCGCCAACGCCATCGCTCCGGGCGCCATTGACACGCCGATCCTCGCGCCGCTCTCCGACGAGCAACGGGCGAAGATCATGGCGACCATTCCCGTGGGCCGCATCGGCAAGCCCGAGGATATCGCCCATGCGGTACTGATGTTCGCCGACGCGAAGGCGTCCTACATCACCGGCCAGACGCTGTACGTCTGTGGCGGCCGTTCCCTGTCCAGTCCGAGTGCCTGA
- a CDS encoding enoyl-CoA hydratase/isomerase family protein, with product MAIQFQIIGHVALITLDAPESMNALTIGDLRHLRKALNTAQDDDQVRAIVLTGAGDKAFCTGANLKATLPPSSGFASGHFKSRAAEAEEGGYTRLIDLGDLEIWKPMIAAIHGYCLGGGLELALQCDLRIASDEASFALPEAKVASVPAVGGVQYLMRAVPAAHAMKLALTGERIGAEEALRIGLVSDCVPREGLLPLAMQLAERIAANGPLAVQAIKRLAVETSHLAPRDFVAQANLYWGLLRDSRDRIEGRKAFAEKRPPKFTGA from the coding sequence GTGGCGATCCAGTTCCAGATCATCGGCCATGTGGCGCTCATCACCCTGGATGCGCCCGAATCCATGAACGCGCTGACCATCGGCGACCTGCGCCACCTGCGCAAGGCATTGAACACGGCGCAGGACGACGACCAGGTGCGGGCCATCGTCCTCACCGGCGCGGGCGACAAGGCTTTCTGCACCGGCGCGAACCTCAAGGCGACGCTGCCGCCGTCCAGCGGATTCGCCAGCGGCCACTTCAAGAGCCGCGCGGCGGAAGCCGAGGAGGGCGGCTACACGCGGCTGATCGATCTCGGCGACCTGGAGATCTGGAAGCCGATGATCGCCGCGATCCATGGCTACTGCCTGGGCGGTGGCCTGGAGCTGGCGCTGCAGTGTGACCTGCGCATCGCCAGCGACGAAGCATCCTTTGCCCTGCCCGAGGCGAAGGTGGCCAGCGTGCCGGCGGTCGGTGGCGTGCAGTACCTGATGCGTGCCGTGCCCGCAGCCCATGCGATGAAGCTGGCGCTGACCGGCGAGCGAATCGGCGCGGAAGAGGCCCTGCGCATCGGCCTGGTCAGCGATTGCGTGCCGCGCGAAGGCCTGCTGCCGCTGGCCATGCAACTGGCCGAGCGCATCGCCGCCAATGGCCCGCTGGCGGTCCAGGCGATCAAGCGCCTGGCGGTGGAAACCAGTCACCTGGCGCCGCGCGACTTCGTCGCCCAGGCCAACCTTTACTGGGGCCTGCTGCGTGACAGCCGCGACCGAATCGAGGGCCGCAAGGCCTTCGCCGAAAAACGTCCGCCGAAATTCACCGGCGCCTGA
- a CDS encoding SDR family NAD(P)-dependent oxidoreductase encodes MSSQMMEGKVVIVTGSGRGIGREMALQMAAQGARVVVNDVGVSVSGEADDEDPGREVVDAIRAAGGEAVLSRDSVSDWDSAQRIVQLAMDSFGRIDAVVNNAGILRDRIFHQMSPEEFDAVIKVHLYGSFYMSRAAITRFREQRSGAFVHMTSTSGLVGNVGQANYAAAKLGIVGLSKSIALDGARYGVRSNCIAPFAWSRMVGSIPAADPAQAARVEKIKSMTPAPIAAMAVFLASDSAADVNGQIFTVRRNEVFLMNQPRPIRSLHRAEGWTPEALAEHLLPAFRPSFPPLEVSADVFGWDPV; translated from the coding sequence ATGAGTTCGCAGATGATGGAAGGCAAGGTCGTCATCGTCACCGGTTCAGGCCGGGGTATCGGCCGTGAGATGGCATTGCAGATGGCCGCCCAGGGTGCCCGTGTGGTGGTCAACGACGTCGGGGTGAGTGTCAGTGGCGAGGCCGACGACGAGGATCCGGGTCGCGAAGTGGTGGACGCGATCCGCGCTGCGGGTGGCGAGGCAGTATTGAGTCGCGACAGCGTGTCGGACTGGGATAGCGCCCAGCGTATCGTCCAGCTGGCGATGGACAGTTTCGGCCGCATCGATGCGGTGGTGAACAACGCCGGTATCCTGCGCGACCGCATCTTCCACCAGATGAGCCCGGAGGAGTTCGACGCGGTGATCAAGGTTCACCTCTACGGCAGCTTCTACATGAGCCGTGCGGCGATCACCCGATTCCGCGAGCAGAGGTCCGGCGCCTTCGTGCACATGACCTCGACCTCCGGCCTGGTCGGCAACGTCGGTCAGGCCAACTACGCCGCGGCCAAGCTGGGCATCGTCGGGCTCTCCAAGTCGATCGCCCTGGACGGCGCGCGCTACGGCGTGCGCTCCAACTGCATCGCGCCCTTCGCCTGGAGCCGCATGGTCGGCTCGATTCCCGCTGCCGATCCGGCCCAGGCCGCAAGGGTGGAAAAGATCAAGTCGATGACGCCGGCGCCGATCGCTGCCATGGCGGTGTTCCTCGCCAGCGATTCGGCCGCCGACGTCAACGGGCAGATCTTCACCGTGCGCCGCAACGAGGTGTTCCTGATGAACCAGCCGCGGCCGATCCGTTCGTTGCACCGCGCCGAGGGCTGGACACCGGAAGCCTTGGCCGAGCACCTGCTGCCGGCCTTCAGGCCGTCGTTCCCGCCATTGGAAGTATCG
- a CDS encoding acyl-CoA dehydrogenase family protein gives MNFAPNESQEMMIDAARRMVRDRIAPVLARHPVDKPLPRSAMLDIYAALAELGITAPRLPVEVGGGGLKMLDYGLILEQLPAIVALSLISHEGTVARIYSGCPAEIAAQYLPDLIAGRKIVCTANSEVNAGSDSNAVKTRIRVEGDSAYITGRKIWITNASVCDLFNVSCTLGNDGRGRPVAQRALVDRSQSTVDVREIGVTGLQQGHLSEVVFEETRIPRSHLIGDAGDAARTLTVGWNGNRPLIGLMCVHLAQKAFEMCIEYTRVREQFGKPLAAHQLVQQDLADMETLIVTSRLLCYQALDAMDRGQRANGTSAMAKRYATQACERALGLAMQLHGGMGITEELGIERMWRDARMFQVPDGMNGILALIQGREITGISAFR, from the coding sequence ATGAACTTCGCTCCCAACGAATCCCAGGAAATGATGATCGACGCGGCGCGGCGCATGGTGCGCGACCGTATCGCCCCGGTGCTGGCGCGCCATCCCGTCGACAAGCCGCTGCCGCGCAGCGCCATGCTGGACATCTACGCCGCACTGGCCGAGCTGGGCATCACCGCGCCGCGCCTGCCGGTGGAGGTGGGCGGCGGTGGGCTGAAGATGCTCGATTACGGGCTGATCCTCGAACAGTTGCCGGCCATCGTCGCGCTGTCGCTGATATCCCATGAGGGCACTGTGGCGCGCATCTACTCCGGGTGCCCGGCGGAGATTGCCGCGCAATACCTGCCCGACCTGATCGCCGGACGCAAGATCGTCTGCACCGCCAACTCGGAGGTGAACGCCGGCTCCGACTCCAACGCGGTGAAGACCCGTATCCGGGTCGAGGGCGACAGCGCGTACATCACCGGCCGCAAGATCTGGATCACCAACGCCTCGGTCTGCGACCTGTTCAACGTCTCCTGCACCCTTGGCAACGACGGGCGCGGCCGGCCCGTCGCCCAACGCGCCCTGGTGGACCGCAGCCAGTCAACGGTGGACGTGCGCGAGATCGGCGTCACCGGCCTGCAGCAGGGTCACCTCAGCGAGGTGGTCTTCGAGGAAACCCGCATCCCGCGCAGCCACCTGATCGGCGACGCCGGGGACGCGGCCAGGACCCTCACCGTCGGCTGGAACGGCAACCGTCCGCTGATCGGTCTGATGTGCGTGCACCTGGCGCAGAAGGCCTTCGAGATGTGCATCGAATACACCCGCGTGCGCGAGCAGTTCGGCAAGCCACTGGCTGCGCACCAGCTGGTGCAGCAGGACCTGGCGGACATGGAAACGCTGATCGTCACCTCGCGCCTGCTCTGCTACCAGGCGCTGGACGCCATGGACCGCGGGCAGCGCGCCAACGGCACTTCGGCCATGGCCAAGCGCTACGCCACCCAGGCCTGCGAACGCGCGCTCGGACTGGCGATGCAATTGCACGGCGGTATGGGCATCACCGAGGAACTGGGTATCGAACGCATGTGGCGCGACGCCCGCATGTTCCAGGTGCCAGACGGCATGAACGGCATCCTGGCGCTGATCCAGGGGCGCGAGATCACAGGCATCAGCGCGTTCCGCTGA